In a single window of the Anaerocolumna cellulosilytica genome:
- a CDS encoding DUF4956 domain-containing protein: MLNSILTGSLTIEIFLLCMACSVILGGIIAWAHSKCNNSSKGFVLTIALLPAIVQMVIILVNGNLGTGVAVMGAFSLVRFRSIPGNAKEITSIFIAMAIGLATGTGYLAVAGLFVAIIVFLNFIYNKSKFGEPKNIEKDLNITIPEGLDYAEIFDDLFEKYTTKSELVMVKTANMGSLYKLNYRIGLKKQVHEKAFIDELRCRNGNLEITLAKVAFGMDEL, encoded by the coding sequence ATGCTTAATTCAATTTTAACAGGAAGTTTAACCATAGAGATTTTTTTACTTTGTATGGCTTGCTCAGTCATCTTAGGCGGTATTATAGCCTGGGCTCACAGTAAATGTAATAACAGCAGTAAAGGCTTTGTCTTAACTATAGCACTGCTGCCGGCAATTGTACAAATGGTAATTATACTGGTAAACGGGAACTTAGGAACCGGTGTAGCGGTCATGGGAGCATTTAGTTTAGTTCGCTTCCGTTCAATTCCTGGAAATGCAAAAGAGATAACCAGTATATTTATAGCAATGGCAATCGGTCTTGCTACGGGTACAGGATATCTGGCAGTTGCGGGATTATTTGTAGCAATTATTGTTTTTCTTAATTTTATCTATAACAAATCTAAATTCGGCGAACCTAAGAATATTGAGAAGGATTTAAACATTACTATACCGGAAGGATTGGACTATGCCGAAATATTTGATGATTTATTTGAAAAATACACAACTAAATCTGAATTGGTAATGGTAAAAACAGCTAATATGGGTAGCCTATATAAATTAAATTACCGTATTGGCCTAAAAAAACAGGTGCATGAAAAAGCATTTATTGATGAACTTCGATGCCGGAACGGGAATCTGGAAATAACTCTTGCAAAAGTAGCTTTTGGTATGGATGAGCTATAG
- a CDS encoding polyphosphate polymerase domain-containing protein, translating to MGQFQGTFKRYEKKYLLSETKYRRLRQRLQEKLIVDAYGKTTICNIYFDTPNYRLVRASLEKPVYKEKLRLRSYGTPTEGDTVFVEVKKKYKGVVYKRREKLELTQAESYLYKREPAVIRTQITGEIDWLLTFYKELAPAMYISYERVAMYGMDDSEVRVTFDSNILWREEELWLESGVYGNPLLPEGYRLMEIKIPCAMPLWLSHILDELEIYPVSFSKYGKGYQQMVIQERHKRIGEKKYA from the coding sequence ATGGGTCAATTTCAGGGAACTTTTAAAAGGTATGAAAAGAAATATTTACTAAGTGAAACAAAATACAGACGATTGCGCCAAAGACTACAGGAGAAACTAATCGTAGATGCTTATGGGAAGACAACAATCTGCAATATTTACTTTGATACTCCTAATTATCGTTTAGTCAGAGCTTCGTTAGAAAAACCGGTTTATAAAGAAAAGCTAAGGCTTCGAAGCTATGGTACACCAACCGAAGGAGATACTGTGTTTGTGGAAGTAAAAAAGAAATACAAAGGTGTGGTATATAAAAGAAGAGAAAAACTTGAACTTACTCAAGCAGAGAGTTATTTGTATAAAAGGGAGCCGGCAGTTATAAGAACACAGATTACCGGGGAGATAGACTGGCTCCTTACATTTTATAAGGAATTGGCTCCGGCTATGTATATCTCTTATGAAAGAGTAGCAATGTATGGAATGGATGACTCAGAAGTCAGAGTGACCTTTGACAGCAATATTCTTTGGCGAGAGGAAGAATTATGGTTAGAGTCTGGGGTATATGGAAATCCCTTATTGCCTGAAGGATATAGGTTAATGGAGATAAAAATTCCTTGTGCCATGCCCCTTTGGCTGTCACATATATTGGATGAGCTTGAAATATATCCGGTTTCCTTTTCAAAATATGGGAAAGGATATCAACAAATGGTAATACAGGAAAGACACAAAAGAATAGGAGAGAAAAAATATGCTTAA
- a CDS encoding carbohydrate-binding domain-containing protein, whose amino-acid sequence MRKLNYFITALTITAMIAAGCSVQSGGTKSTTDIVTEAVDTELSGTSSVEKSTEEVSSLPTSLNTTSEVVIDTEFTARDLEVGYEESTAVFIALKDNATEIVGDGATVSDNSITISNEGTYVLSGTLSDGQIIVDVSDTKKIQLVLDNVTINSSLSAPLYIKSADKVFITLKEGSENILTDGTEYVQTDDNNVDGVIFSKADVTFNGSGTINITGNYKHGIVSKDDIVITGGTYNITAVKDAINGKDAVKIMDGIFNLSADTGNGIQSKNGDNTTKGYVYIAGGEINVIKCQEGIEGTVIIVEDGTINIIAADDGMNAASGSSDEATEKGTTTNRTNRLGQEGSNASAPAGGAPDGTAPGNGGGARENPSNFSGGFGGGMDEVDTNCYILITGGTITIDASGDGIDSNGNLYITGGILYIYGPTSNGDGALDYNGTADISGGTVLVAGSAGMAQGFSDTSTQYSLLYNLTSVSTAGTEINLTDAAGAIVASYTPVKEYQSIVISTPELTKDSTYTLTSGEQTAEITLTSVVTSNGQHRMGGSLGNRTAR is encoded by the coding sequence ATGAGAAAATTAAATTACTTTATAACAGCGTTAACAATAACAGCAATGATAGCTGCCGGCTGTAGTGTTCAGTCTGGTGGTACAAAAAGTACTACAGATATAGTTACAGAAGCAGTGGATACAGAATTGTCAGGTACAAGCTCAGTTGAAAAGAGTACAGAAGAGGTAAGTTCCTTACCTACCTCGTTAAACACCACTTCAGAAGTAGTAATTGATACGGAATTTACAGCAAGAGACTTAGAAGTTGGCTACGAGGAAAGTACAGCGGTTTTTATAGCATTAAAGGATAATGCGACGGAAATAGTCGGTGATGGTGCAACTGTTAGTGATAACAGTATAACCATAAGCAATGAGGGCACATATGTATTAAGTGGTACATTAAGTGACGGTCAGATTATAGTAGATGTTTCAGATACTAAAAAAATACAGCTTGTGTTGGATAACGTGACAATAAATAGTTCTTTATCAGCGCCTCTTTATATTAAAAGTGCGGATAAAGTATTTATAACATTAAAAGAAGGATCTGAGAATATACTTACGGATGGTACGGAGTATGTACAGACCGATGACAACAATGTAGATGGTGTAATATTTAGTAAAGCAGATGTAACTTTTAATGGAAGCGGTACTATAAATATTACTGGGAATTACAAACATGGGATTGTGTCAAAAGATGACATTGTTATAACCGGAGGAACTTATAATATAACTGCTGTAAAGGATGCTATTAATGGGAAAGACGCAGTCAAGATTATGGATGGTATCTTCAACCTAAGTGCAGATACCGGTAATGGTATTCAGTCAAAGAATGGGGATAATACAACAAAAGGGTATGTGTATATTGCCGGGGGTGAGATTAACGTAATAAAATGCCAGGAAGGAATTGAAGGCACTGTCATTATAGTAGAAGACGGAACCATTAATATTATAGCAGCAGATGACGGTATGAACGCTGCAAGCGGCAGCAGTGATGAAGCCACAGAAAAAGGCACTACCACAAACAGAACGAACAGATTGGGACAGGAGGGCAGTAATGCATCGGCTCCTGCCGGTGGTGCACCGGATGGCACAGCACCTGGTAACGGCGGTGGGGCAAGAGAGAATCCTAGTAATTTCTCAGGCGGTTTTGGCGGTGGAATGGATGAAGTAGATACAAATTGTTATATCTTAATTACTGGCGGCACCATAACTATTGATGCCTCAGGAGATGGTATTGACAGTAATGGTAATCTGTATATTACAGGAGGCATCTTATATATTTATGGTCCCACCAGCAACGGAGACGGGGCTTTGGATTATAACGGCACAGCAGATATTAGCGGCGGAACGGTACTGGTAGCAGGAAGTGCAGGAATGGCACAAGGGTTTTCCGATACTTCAACACAATATTCTCTTTTATATAATCTAACCAGTGTCAGTACAGCAGGAACAGAAATTAACTTAACAGATGCTGCCGGAGCAATAGTTGCATCTTATACTCCTGTGAAAGAGTATCAGTCCATTGTGATCAGTACACCGGAGTTAACAAAAGACTCTACTTATACTTTGACCAGTGGTGAGCAAACGGCTGAAATTACCCTTACTTCCGTGGTAACTAGTAATGGACAGCATAGGATGGGAGGCTCTTTAGGAAATAGGACAGCTAGATAA